One genomic region from Anaerolineae bacterium encodes:
- a CDS encoding ABC transporter ATP-binding protein yields the protein MLRGFRHPLNSSPLQPGEVQLQVEGVHLAFGGVAALTGVSLDVRQSEILAIIGPNGAGKTSLLNCISGLYKPQRGRILLRTAQGEHDLTRLRPHQIARLGVARSFQNIELFRHMTVLDNLLAGAHIHMKSNLFSSLLYWGPAQREQIAFREFIEDIIDLLEIQAIRNKKVGALAYGLQKRVELGRALAMKPALLLLDEPMAGMNTEEKEDMARFILDVNEEHGVTIVLIEHDMGVVMDISDRVVVLNFGQKIAEGSPDETRRNPQVIQAYLGEEQAAFPFAAGT from the coding sequence ATGTTGCGTGGTTTCCGTCATCCCTTGAACAGCAGTCCTTTACAGCCAGGGGAGGTGCAACTACAGGTCGAAGGGGTGCACCTGGCCTTTGGCGGCGTGGCTGCCCTGACAGGGGTCAGTTTAGATGTGCGCCAGAGCGAAATTCTGGCCATCATCGGCCCCAACGGCGCCGGGAAAACCAGTCTGTTGAACTGCATTAGCGGGCTGTATAAACCCCAACGCGGGCGCATCCTCCTGCGCACGGCTCAGGGGGAACACGACCTGACCAGACTGCGTCCTCACCAGATCGCGCGCCTGGGCGTGGCCCGCTCGTTCCAGAACATCGAGTTGTTCCGCCACATGACCGTTTTGGACAACCTGCTGGCCGGCGCGCACATCCACATGAAGAGCAACCTGTTCAGTTCGCTGCTCTACTGGGGGCCGGCGCAGCGCGAACAAATCGCCTTTCGCGAGTTCATCGAGGACATCATCGACCTGCTGGAAATTCAGGCCATCCGCAACAAGAAAGTGGGCGCGCTGGCCTACGGCCTGCAAAAACGGGTGGAACTGGGCCGGGCGCTGGCTATGAAGCCCGCACTGTTGCTCCTCGACGAACCCATGGCCGGGATGAACACCGAAGAGAAAGAAGACATGGCACGCTTCATCCTGGATGTCAACGAGGAGCACGGCGTGACCATCGTGCTCATCGAGCACGACATGGGCGTGGTGATGGACATCAGCGACCGGGTGGTGGTGCTCAACTTCGGGCAGAAAATCGCCGAAGGTTCGCCCGATGAAACCCGTCGCAACCCGCAGGTCATCCAGGCATACCTGGGCGAAGAACAGGCCGCCTTCCCCTTTGCCGCTGGGACCTGA
- a CDS encoding long-chain fatty acid--CoA ligase, giving the protein MPETLPQYLAMRTQEHPDRVALRERIYGIWQPITWQEYYNHVKHFALGLTALGLKPEHTVAIIGDNRPEWVIAELAAQSMGAKSIGIYQDSVAEEVLDIIFRSNATFVVAEDQEQVDKMLEIWPQLEGQVHKVIYYDPKGLRNYTEDFLMYFLDVEELGREYEKSHPGLYEESVAKGRAEDLAILSTTSGTTARPKLAMLTHKNLLSMAKNLMAVDPMQPDYEFVSFLPLAWIGEQMTSVACGLYIGFKVNFPEAPETVQHDLREIGPQMMFSPPRIWESLVSQVQVKIEDTSRFKRWMFNWAMPIGYKMADTRFRKETPTLGLKIKYFLADWLVFQNIKDQLGLRHIKWAYTGGAALGPDVFRFFHAMGVNLKQIYGQTEISGIAVVHRDGDIKFQTVGLPIPETEVRIDENGEILMRSPAVMVGYYGNPEATKEAIDEEGWLHSGDAGYFDEDGHLIVIDRAKDVMTLHDGTKFSPQFIENKLKFSPYIREAVVFGGDWPFVTAFINIDFANVGKWAENHQIPYTTYTDLSQKPEVYELIKAHVIRANADLPPAARIRRFLLLHKELDADDAELTRTRKVRRRLIAQRYDDLISALYSQTNSVEVETTITYQDGRTAVIRTNLHIEDVDTEAVPTPA; this is encoded by the coding sequence ATGCCGGAAACTCTGCCGCAATATCTGGCAATGCGTACCCAAGAACATCCCGACCGCGTGGCGTTGCGCGAACGCATCTACGGGATCTGGCAACCCATCACCTGGCAAGAGTACTACAACCATGTCAAACACTTTGCGTTGGGGCTCACCGCCCTGGGGCTGAAACCCGAACACACCGTGGCCATCATCGGCGACAACCGCCCCGAGTGGGTCATCGCCGAACTGGCCGCGCAGTCCATGGGGGCCAAATCCATTGGCATTTACCAGGACTCGGTGGCCGAGGAGGTGTTGGACATCATCTTCCGCTCCAACGCCACCTTCGTCGTGGCCGAGGATCAGGAGCAGGTGGACAAAATGCTGGAAATCTGGCCCCAACTGGAAGGCCAGGTGCACAAAGTGATCTACTACGATCCGAAAGGCCTGCGTAACTACACCGAGGACTTCTTGATGTACTTCCTTGATGTCGAGGAGTTGGGCCGCGAGTATGAGAAGTCCCATCCGGGCCTGTACGAGGAGTCCGTGGCCAAAGGCCGCGCCGAAGACCTGGCCATCCTCTCCACCACCTCGGGCACCACCGCGAGGCCCAAACTGGCCATGCTGACCCACAAGAACCTGCTCAGCATGGCCAAGAACCTCATGGCCGTGGACCCCATGCAGCCCGACTACGAATTCGTCTCCTTCCTGCCCCTGGCCTGGATCGGGGAACAAATGACCTCCGTGGCCTGCGGGCTGTACATCGGCTTCAAGGTGAACTTTCCCGAAGCGCCGGAGACCGTGCAGCATGACCTGCGCGAAATCGGCCCGCAAATGATGTTCAGCCCGCCCCGTATTTGGGAAAGCCTGGTCAGTCAGGTGCAGGTGAAAATCGAGGACACCAGCCGCTTCAAGCGCTGGATGTTCAACTGGGCCATGCCCATCGGCTACAAAATGGCCGACACCCGCTTCCGCAAAGAGACCCCCACCCTGGGGCTGAAAATCAAGTATTTCCTGGCCGATTGGCTGGTCTTTCAAAACATCAAAGACCAATTGGGGCTGCGCCATATCAAGTGGGCCTATACGGGCGGTGCGGCCCTGGGCCCCGATGTGTTCCGCTTCTTCCACGCCATGGGTGTGAACCTCAAGCAGATCTACGGGCAAACCGAAATCAGCGGTATTGCCGTGGTCCACCGCGATGGGGATATCAAATTCCAGACGGTAGGCCTGCCCATCCCCGAAACCGAGGTCCGCATTGACGAGAACGGTGAGATCCTCATGCGCTCCCCGGCGGTGATGGTGGGGTACTACGGCAACCCCGAGGCCACCAAGGAAGCCATCGACGAAGAAGGCTGGCTCCATTCCGGCGATGCGGGCTACTTTGACGAAGACGGCCACCTCATCGTAATCGACCGGGCCAAGGATGTGATGACCCTGCATGACGGCACCAAATTCAGCCCGCAGTTCATCGAAAACAAACTCAAGTTTAGCCCCTACATCCGCGAGGCGGTGGTCTTCGGCGGCGACTGGCCCTTCGTCACGGCCTTCATCAACATCGACTTCGCCAATGTGGGCAAGTGGGCCGAGAACCATCAGATCCCGTACACCACCTACACGGACCTCTCCCAAAAGCCTGAAGTGTACGAGTTGATCAAAGCCCATGTGATTCGCGCCAACGCCGACCTGCCGCCCGCAGCCCGCATCCGCCGCTTCCTGCTCTTGCACAAAGAGTTGGATGCCGATGACGCAGAACTGACCCGCACGCGCAAAGTGCGCCGCCGTCTGATTGCCCAGCGTTACGATGACCTCATCTCCGCGCTCTACAGCCAAACGAACTCGGTCGAGGTGGAGACCACCATTACCTATCAAGACGGGCGCACCGCCGTGATTCGGACCAACCTACACATTGAGGATGTGGACACCGAAGCCGTGCCCACACCGGCCTAA
- a CDS encoding branched-chain amino acid ABC transporter permease, producing MDIFIQLTLTGLTNGAILALAALGFVIIYKASDVINFAQGEFLLVGAYMLYAMLVQFGLPWPLGLLGTILVAVALGVLVERFVLRPLIGEPIISVIMATIGLSSLLRAIVSMIWGNQLRRFPPFIPSHPVKILGATVGIDRLWAIAIAGLMLLLFNFFFTRSKEGIAMRAVADDQQAAMSMGISVSKVFAWAWSIAAASAAVGGALVANIVGVGPELAGFGLRVFPVVILGGLDSIPGAILGGVIIGLLEAYVGGYIGMGLNQVISFIVLLLILLVRPYGFFGKEIIERV from the coding sequence ATGGACATCTTCATTCAGTTGACCCTCACCGGCCTGACCAACGGTGCCATCCTGGCCTTGGCTGCCCTGGGCTTCGTGATCATCTACAAGGCCAGCGATGTCATCAACTTCGCCCAGGGAGAATTCCTGCTGGTCGGGGCGTACATGCTTTACGCGATGCTGGTGCAATTCGGGCTTCCCTGGCCCCTGGGCCTGCTGGGCACCATTCTGGTGGCCGTGGCTTTGGGCGTCCTGGTGGAGCGCTTCGTGCTCCGTCCGCTCATTGGCGAACCCATCATCTCCGTCATCATGGCGACCATCGGCCTGAGTAGTTTGCTACGGGCCATCGTCAGCATGATCTGGGGCAACCAGCTCCGACGCTTCCCGCCTTTCATCCCCAGTCACCCCGTGAAGATCCTCGGTGCCACAGTGGGCATCGATCGCTTATGGGCCATCGCAATCGCCGGGCTTATGCTCTTGCTGTTCAACTTCTTCTTCACCCGCTCGAAAGAAGGCATCGCCATGCGGGCCGTGGCCGACGATCAGCAGGCCGCCATGAGCATGGGTATCAGCGTGTCTAAAGTGTTCGCCTGGGCGTGGTCCATTGCTGCTGCCTCGGCCGCCGTAGGCGGCGCGCTGGTAGCCAACATTGTTGGAGTGGGGCCAGAGTTGGCCGGGTTCGGCCTGCGGGTCTTCCCCGTGGTCATCCTCGGTGGGCTGGACTCCATCCCCGGCGCCATCCTGGGCGGCGTGATCATCGGCCTGCTGGAAGCCTATGTGGGCGGTTACATCGGCATGGGCCTTAACCAAGTGATTTCCTTTATCGTCCTGTTGCTTATCCTACTGGTGCGGCCCTACGGCTTCTTCGGCAAAGAGATCATCGAGCGCGTCTGA